In the genome of Camelus bactrianus isolate YW-2024 breed Bactrian camel chromosome 18, ASM4877302v1, whole genome shotgun sequence, the window GGTGGCATCTGCCAGCTGCTCTGTGGTAGGAAGCCAAGATGCCAGCCACAGTGCCAGACCCTCTAGTACCCAGGGTCCTGCCCCAGCCTAGAGCCTGAGATGCCCCCCACAGACCACCTCCTTATTCTTTGTTGAAAGCGATTCTTGCCCACAGCCACCTCTTGTTGGTTCTGCTTTCTGCCAAAAAACTGAATGAGAAGCAACTGTCACAAGGAACTATCTGGCCCACGCGTATTCTGAGTACGCTAGGGCCCAGCAGCTCACTATCCATATATCATCAAATCCCCACCCCCTTGAAGGcacagcccagcccccaccttccTTAGGACAGGCACTTACCTCTTGTGAGGCTGTATGTTCTGGGGCCGCAGGCTCCACAGCAGGCTTATGAGCAGATATGTGAATACTGTCACCAGCTGCACGTTTGTCAACCCAGGGGAAGGGCTCTTGGCAATGGCCACTAGGGCCACCCACACTGGAGACCTCTGAGCACTCACAGGACAGGTTGACTTCTGGAAGGGGTCTGGGTGCCGAAGGGGCCCAGCGGGACTACAAAGAGACAGGTACCTGTCAGCACCCTGGGGGCATCACCCCTTGCCACATCTCCCAAGGCAAAGGGTACTCACGGCTGTAGGGCCAAGCTTCTGGACCTTGAGGGACACACTGTCCTGTACTTGCTTGCTGAAGGCCACCGGATGAGGAAGAAGCTGCAGCACATGCCCCGGTAAGACTACAATGCAGAAGGGACCGCAAAGCTCACTGAGGAGAGTACAGACAGGCCTGCGAGAATGGGGCCACAAGGCACTGGGAAGGAAGGCAGCAGTGGGCCCCAGCCTTGCCCACTTGCAAGAGGAAAGCCACATCAACTGCTGTAGCCCACCACCCTACCCTGGGCCCCAGCACCCCTTCCCAGATGGAAAGTTTGAGGCCACTAGGTGCCCTAATCAGACCCTCCCACACTGCTCTGGGACTTTGGGACAGCCTCCCTTGCAGGCACCACTCTGCTGAGTTCACCTCCCCAGATGCAGCATCAGGCCCCCCTCTCCCACTGAGCTCCATGGGCCCTGCAGGCCTGAACCCAGGTCCCCACTGGCCCCACAGGCCCACCTGCCTCAGGAAGGGAACAGCTCTTCTGAACCGGTTCGGAGAATGTTTCTGAGCTGTCACTTGGAAACCTCGGCAGGGTGGAGGGAGAGTCAGTTCCCAGGGaccaccctgccctccctgcacccAGCCTCCCTCAGGACAAGCAGAGCCGCTTACCGGATGTGACTGTAGTGGTCATGCCACCTCTCCCCTTTCGGCACTGGGAATGCCATTTCTCGAGGTACAGGGGTGACAGGCAGCTTTGCCCTCCGGGCTTCAGCAATGGTGACAGCTACAAAAAGTGGAGTTTTTCCAGGTCCAGGGAAACCCACCCAGCTCACTTTCTCAGCCCAGGCAAGACTCGACACCGGGTGCTGGCAGGGTATTGCCCAGCCACTGGTCCAGCCACCACCTTCCTCAATGGGTGCCTCGGGAGCTAGGAGGCTCCAAGGTGGTATTTCATCAAGTGTCAGGGATGTGGACCCCTTCTGGGCTGAGAacctgggaaggagggtggggaggccaACATACAGAGAGTCGGAGCAGGTGGGTGGCAGGCTAAACACAGGGTGTGGAGGGTAGCCCTTACCTGGGTCAAAGCACAGGTCACTGGTGTAGAGGTTCCTAACTAGCAGGTTGGCACACAGCCTGATGCTCTTGAGGTGACTGTAGCACCGGTTCAGGTAGACCAGGAGGATGTCGTGCAGGTCGATCTGCAGGCAGGTCCAGCGGGTACCAGCAGGGATCATACCTGCCAGGTCTACAAACTGAGGTCAGCGTCTACTCTTTCACCAGCCAGCCCACAGCACTCTCTGTCCTTGGCCTGGCCCTACTTCTATGGCCACAGCCACCTGCCCCCAAACCCAGGCTGCCCCTGGCCATGCAAGAGGGAGCCTGCCCCACCGCCCCCTGGGCTTTCTAGCTTCCTGTCCCAGACCATCTGTGTCCCATTCATGCCCTATCCGTGTATTACCTTTCCTGGACCTCCCAGCCTCAAAGATAAAAGGGAACTGAAGCCACGTGGCTGTTGATTTGAATTCTTTGAATAGATTGGAGAAGGACACTCGGATAACCTGGCTGTCCTGTGAGAACACAATACAGCCGTGAAAAGTTGAGGCAACAGTAGTGCAGGGTCCCCAAAGGCAGCCCCTGCTCCCCAGATTAGCACCTCGGTGGACACATCCAAGTGAATGATGAAGTGCTTGGTGGGCAAGGGCCGAAAGAGCACGTATAGGTATCGTCCTGTCAGCCCCAGTGATTGGGTGCTGGTTTTGGGGAGCTGGATGTAATTGCCAGCAGAAACAGAGCCCCGAACTCGATACACGGTGCACTTCAGGGTCTTGTCCTGGAGAGAGACATGAGAGGCGCGGTGTCCCGAAGAGACCTAGGGAGCGCCAGGGGAGATGCAGCAAAGCGTCCCAAAAGAGAGCGGAGGCCTCCGGCTCCTGCTGCCAGGTGTCCTGGCCCACGTACCGTCACGGGCGCCACGTCGCCCTCCTTAGTGGACCGCTTCCACTCATCTACCTTGAAGTGTCTGAAGACGTTGAGGAACGGGTGCTGACACGCTGGGGGACACGGAGGCATGACGACCTGCTCCCAGGAGCCAGACCCATCAAGggaccagggaggggctggggcagggtctGCGCGCTCCCCAGCGATGACAGCAAGCACAGCGCGCGGACTGGGCTCCGCAAGAGTCTCTGCACCAGCCTGTCCGCGGTAGCGCCGGACCTCAGACCCCAGACCCCGGCCCCCAACCCGCCAGCCGCGCGCCGTTACCTCGAGCCATGGCGCCGCCGCTCGCGCTTCCCGCCTCTGCCGCCGCGCTCCCGACGCAAAGCACGCAGCGTGCGCCTAGCAACGGCCGCTTGGCAACGGCGCCACTTCTGCCGTCACGGCGCAGGGCACGTGACCGCGCCtcaggggcggggcctggcgcGTGACCCGACGCGACAGGGTGACACGTGACCGCACGGCGGCGGTGAAGGGGGGGGGTTGGCTTGGCACGTGACCGCAGCGGGGCTGGACCGGACACGTGACTACGCAGCGGGCGGAACACCCTCCTCACCTGCAGCCTCCCGGGACGCCCCAGGACCTTGGCAGGCCACTACCTCTCCGCTACAGGAAGGTGCCTCTGCCGCTTGGCCTCTGCAGCCAGTCCCAAGCCGGGACCCCGTGGGGAGGCTCCTGCACGACCCGCTGTGGGATCCAGGGACGTTCCTAACTCTCTGTGGGGCCCATCTTTATATTGGGAATGAGACGCACTCCAAACACTGTGGGCTGCGCTTGGCAGGGGTTGTTCCACACCTACCCTGTTTTCTAGCTCTCTATAGGCAGCGTCCACAATCGGGGTACTAACACTTCATTGTGTGTCAACTGCACGCAAAGGTCAGCTTGACCCCCAGGCAAAGCAGTATCCCACAGGACCCCAAGGGCTCCCTCCCAACCTGTGGGACAGCTTCACCCACTGTCCCACAGCCAGACCTGGGGGATTCAGAGTCAGCACCAGGCATTTCTGAGACCTGGCCCCCATCCTGGGTAACTGGGACCCCATCCCAGGACCAGTTATGTAACATCTCTCCCATCTTGAGGCCAGGTTCAGACACTAGCCAATGCCAacaagaagaggaaggggaagtggGTGTCAGGTGGGGCAGGGTGGTGTCCACAGGCTTCCATACAAAATGACCTGGTCCAGAACACAGGAGGTCTGGGTAAGAGGCCAAAGGCCAGAGTTGGACAAAACTTAAGCCTTGGGGAGATGAGGCCTCAAGGGAAGTTTGGGCTGGACCTGGTACTGGGACACAAGGGGCCTCCCATCCCCCCTACCAAGTAAAGGTTTCTCCCTAAGGGCAGTTTCTCAACTTTATTAGCCTGGAgctcctccccaccagccccacgGGCTGGTCCCTGGGCACAGTGAGCAGGACTGAGGTCAGTCAGGTTCAGCCCCTGGTCCCTGGCAGCCTGGAACAGCTGGGCCAAGGGGTCAGCAAGTGCAAAAGTCCAAATGCTGGCACTTCAGGTGTGGCTGGCGCCTGGCCAGGCCCAGAGTGAAGCACGGCCTGCCGCCGTGGGTAGACAGGGCACCATGGTCCTCTCCTGGCAGAGGGTCCAGcgtggggcagggccaggccctgcACAGGCAGCATTCCTTCTGAGGCTGCGACTAGGAACAGTTGGTGATTCTGGCCAGGAACTGCTGTGCCCACCACTCATCCAGGTCAATGGGCACGAAGTCTGTGGGAGAGTAAAAGGCTGGGTGGTGATGCACCTCCCAGACCACCAGcatccctccagccccaccctcctgaGATGACCACAGGCACATCCCCCAGACCACAAATGTAGCAGACACTGGGAAGAATTGGGTCAGGCTCTAGTCCTCTTCCCGATCCCCTGGGATTAGAGCCTGGCTGAGCCCAGGTCAGggttggaggaggtggaggggactCCCTGAGGACGGGGGAGGGCTCACTCTGCAGCCGGGGATTGGGCGTCCTCTCCACATACTGCACAGGCCTTGGCCCACTCTCACCGGCTGGGCCACCACCCAGTTGCTGCTCCACTTGCTGCCAGGCTGTGGGGAGAAGATGGTCAGTCTGAGCCAGGCCCCTGGCACCCTGTCTCCCGCCCCAGGGCCTGGTGGCCACCCTGGATCCCAGCCCAGAACTGGGAGTGGGCAGCCTGCTGGGTAGAGAAACAGGCCAACAGCCTAGGAACAGCCCAGCTCTCTGGCCACTTCGAGTCAGGTTACAGTGGGAAGAGGACCAGTAGTCCAGGCCACAGCCTCGGACCTCAACACTACCTTCGGACACAAACCGGACGTTCTCCTCGTGGGCCAGTGTGTAGGTCTCCTGGGTACCCTCGAGGGATGGGGATGTGGCAGGGGGCCGTCGGCCATTCACCCGATTGAACACGAGCCTCGGCCCTGGACTGCAGGAAGGGGGAGGAGACGGTCAGCAACTGTTCCAAGCCAGGTGCTACCTGGCAGAGCTCCTGGAGCAGCCTCAGGCCACACCCACCACCCCTTGGCCAAGCTCAACCTGGGCACTTCCCTGAACCCCAGGGAAGCTACATGCACAGACAGTAGCCCAGGCCTTTCCCCTGCAGGCCTGTGCCCCCAGCAGCTCGGCTCATACCTGCAGCCCCCGGCCCTGAGGCAGGCCCAAGACTGCAGGTGGGAGTGCGGGGAGCTCTGTGTCCCAGATCCCCAGCAGAGTTCTGGACTCAAGGCACATAGGCTGCCTCCCAAGTGTCTCTCAGGAACCCCCATGGCCACttgcctcccacctcccccgGACCAGCCAGGACCCCAGCAGCCCAGGTTCTGCCCTGAGTCACttggccccaccccacccaccaagCACAGTTCTTGGTCCCTTCTCCCCAACAGAAGCCTCTCCATCTCACGACACCCCCAATGTGGGAGGAAGCTCCCAAGCAAAAGCTGGTGGCCTTTGCCCTTCCCTCTCCTGGCTGCCCCAGGCCCCGCAGGGAAGAGCCCCAAGGGACAGCTCTGGTCTGGCCCAAGAGCATCAAGTGCAAAGTGGGCCATCCTGAGTGGGGAGGGTGTGACTGCAACCCTGGCCCATCCCTGCAGGCCCCAGACAAGGGGCTATTCTCTTGCTCACAGGGGCAGGAATGCTGAGTGAGGAGATGGTCCTGGGTGCTGGAGCTAAGCTTGGTGGGCATTCAATGTCTAGGTGGCCACTGGGcccatcccagccagccaggccCAGGGCATTGATGGGCTGCCCTGGCTGGTGGCACCTGGCCCAGCCCTTATACACATGAAGCTTGGGATAGGGCC includes:
- the MCRIP2 gene encoding MAPK regulated corepressor interacting protein 2; this encodes MYTITKGPSKLVAQRRTGPTQQQVESRLGELLKCRHPAPSTPQPPRAQPPGPWPLSSPGPRLVFNRVNGRRPPATSPSLEGTQETYTLAHEENVRFVSEAWQQVEQQLGGGPAGESGPRPVQYVERTPNPRLQNFVPIDLDEWWAQQFLARITNCS